Proteins from one Thioalkalivibrio sp. XN279 genomic window:
- the argB gene encoding acetylglutamate kinase — protein MMHARGERSIAVTALKAAVPYIRMFKRKVFVVKAGGAVFGDEDSTRELIEQIGILHEVGIHVVLVHGGGPQSTALANALDVPAQFVEGRRITDEGSLRIATMVLNGIINTRVLAICRDIGLPAIGISGVDAGLIHAHRRPPVKLAGAEGGTVDYGFVGDIDSVDSGVLQRQLDAGFLPIISPLSADEDGVLLNINADTVAAAIAVALKAEKLILVTGAPGILDDVDDPGSLVSYLDLADLERMRAEGRLDAGMKPKADAIRSAVQGGVPRVHVISYQVPDSLLLEVFTNEGTGTLVVEDTGTLTPAEQAAAEDED, from the coding sequence ATGATGCACGCACGCGGCGAGCGTTCCATCGCGGTCACGGCCCTGAAGGCGGCCGTCCCCTACATCCGCATGTTCAAGCGCAAGGTCTTCGTGGTGAAGGCCGGCGGCGCGGTATTCGGCGACGAGGACAGCACGCGCGAGCTGATCGAGCAGATCGGCATCCTGCACGAGGTCGGCATCCACGTGGTGCTGGTGCACGGCGGCGGCCCGCAGTCGACCGCTCTGGCCAATGCGCTCGACGTGCCGGCGCAGTTCGTCGAAGGGCGGCGCATTACCGACGAGGGCTCGCTGCGGATCGCGACCATGGTGCTGAACGGCATCATCAACACCCGCGTGCTCGCCATCTGCCGCGACATCGGCCTGCCCGCCATCGGCATCAGCGGCGTCGACGCCGGGCTGATCCACGCCCATCGCCGCCCGCCGGTGAAGCTGGCAGGGGCCGAAGGCGGCACCGTGGACTACGGCTTCGTCGGCGACATCGACAGCGTGGACAGCGGTGTGCTGCAGCGCCAGCTCGACGCCGGCTTCCTGCCCATCATCAGCCCGCTGTCGGCCGACGAGGACGGCGTGCTGCTGAACATCAACGCGGACACCGTCGCCGCGGCCATCGCCGTGGCGCTGAAGGCGGAGAAGCTGATCCTGGTGACCGGCGCGCCCGGCATCCTCGACGACGTCGACGACCCCGGCTCGCTGGTCTCCTACCTCGACCTGGCCGACCTCGAGCGCATGCGCGCCGAGGGCCGGCTGGACGCGGGCATGAAGCCGAAGGCCGACGCCATCCGCTCGGCGGTGCAGGGCGGCGTGCCGCGCGTGCACGTGATCTCTTACCAGGTGCCGGACAGCCTGCTGCTGGAAGTGTTCACCAACGAGGGCACCGGCACGCTGGTGGTCGAGGACACCGGCACCCTGACGCCGGCCGAGCAGGCCGCGGCGGAGGACGAGGACTGA
- a CDS encoding aspartate aminotransferase family protein, which translates to MSTPKPDELAWTLPVYAQLALEPVGGDGAWLELADGRRILDMYGGHAVAALGYGHPRLVAALQDQVKRLTFQSNLLPLALRARACEALARFAPPGLDRVFLVNSGAEANENALKLAFRSPGRTRVVAVEGAFHGRTAAAAAVTWGSEKWYGFPHKPFDVSFISPRNPAALQQTVGEDTAAVIVEPVQGVAGAVDLPTEFLAVAREITRATGALLIFDEVQCGMGRTGRPFAADYYGITPDILTTAKGLAGGFPAGAVITTPEIAAGLKIGELGTTFGGGPMACAAIETVISVIQDEHLLDNVRTVSQQVRETCLVGPVQSIQGAGFLLGLVCSRPAREIQAELLEHGILAGTSGDPRVLRLLPPLTLETEHVAMLAAALAEIAP; encoded by the coding sequence ATGAGCACACCCAAGCCCGACGAGCTGGCCTGGACCCTGCCGGTGTACGCCCAGCTGGCGCTGGAGCCGGTGGGCGGCGACGGCGCCTGGCTGGAGCTGGCCGACGGCCGCCGTATCCTCGACATGTACGGCGGCCATGCAGTAGCAGCGCTGGGCTACGGCCACCCGCGCCTGGTGGCGGCACTGCAGGACCAGGTCAAGCGCCTGACGTTCCAGAGCAACCTGCTGCCGCTGGCCCTGCGCGCCCGCGCCTGCGAAGCCCTGGCGCGTTTCGCGCCGCCGGGGCTGGACCGCGTGTTCCTGGTCAACAGCGGCGCCGAGGCCAATGAAAACGCGCTCAAGCTTGCTTTCCGCAGTCCCGGGCGCACCCGGGTGGTGGCGGTGGAAGGCGCTTTCCACGGCCGCACCGCGGCGGCGGCCGCGGTCACCTGGGGCAGCGAGAAGTGGTACGGCTTCCCGCACAAGCCCTTCGACGTCAGCTTCATCTCACCGCGCAACCCGGCCGCATTGCAGCAGACCGTGGGCGAAGACACCGCAGCGGTGATCGTCGAGCCGGTGCAGGGCGTGGCCGGCGCGGTGGACCTGCCGACGGAGTTTCTCGCCGTGGCGCGCGAGATCACGCGCGCCACGGGCGCGCTGCTGATCTTCGACGAGGTCCAGTGCGGCATGGGCCGCACGGGGCGGCCCTTCGCCGCGGACTACTACGGCATCACGCCCGACATTCTCACCACCGCCAAGGGCCTGGCCGGCGGCTTCCCGGCCGGCGCCGTCATCACCACGCCGGAGATCGCCGCCGGCCTGAAGATCGGCGAGCTCGGCACCACCTTCGGTGGCGGGCCCATGGCCTGTGCCGCGATCGAGACCGTGATCAGCGTGATCCAGGACGAGCACCTGCTGGACAACGTGCGCACGGTCTCGCAGCAGGTGCGCGAGACCTGCCTGGTCGGGCCGGTGCAGTCCATCCAGGGCGCCGGCTTCCTGCTCGGCCTGGTGTGCAGCCGGCCGGCGCGGGAAATCCAGGCCGAATTGCTCGAGCACGGCATCCTCGCCGGCACCAGCGGCGACCCGCGCGTGCTGCGCCTGCTGCCGCCGCTCACCCTAGAAACCGAACACGTCGCCATGCTGGCGGCCGCACTAGCGGAGATTGCGCCATGA
- a CDS encoding arginine repressor, which translates to MPAVNTQQNERREVILDLLRQQRITRQSELVELLAVRGFPATQSSVSRDLRDLGVAKVGERYLAPQNIGGPATDFGALTGFVTGWSAAGPHLTVVRTSIGAAQSVAVAIDRAGWNEVAGTISGDDTIFVATASARGQQTLLARLTRIFPR; encoded by the coding sequence ATGCCTGCCGTCAACACCCAGCAGAACGAGCGCCGGGAAGTCATCCTTGACCTCCTGCGCCAGCAACGCATCACCCGCCAGTCGGAGCTGGTGGAGCTGCTCGCCGTGCGCGGATTCCCCGCGACGCAGTCGAGCGTCAGCCGCGACCTGCGTGACCTCGGCGTCGCCAAGGTCGGCGAACGCTACCTTGCGCCGCAGAACATCGGCGGCCCGGCCACCGATTTCGGCGCCCTGACCGGCTTCGTCACCGGCTGGTCCGCGGCGGGCCCGCACCTGACCGTGGTTCGCACTTCCATCGGCGCCGCGCAGAGTGTCGCCGTCGCCATCGATCGCGCCGGCTGGAATGAAGTGGCGGGCACGATCTCCGGAGACGATACAATCTTCGTCGCCACCGCTTCAGCCCGCGGCCAGCAGACCCTGCTGGCGCGCCTCACCCGGATCTTCCCAAGGTAA
- the argC gene encoding N-acetyl-gamma-glutamyl-phosphate reductase translates to MSRPYPVAVLGGTGYVAGEFLRLLAGHPQLALAAISSESQAGKPVAATFPNLAGVFGAARFCDEAGLEEAVRDGRVRALFCAAPHGAAAGRVDALLNVAAASGVTLTVVDASADFRFRDPAAYARVYGHPHACPERLAEFASALPEHLDGTPAAHVGHPGCFVTSVLLGIVPLLRAGLAEPEFFVSAVTGSTGAGRKLGEGTHHPVRHANMFAYQPLTHRHRPEIEQLAAEAARPCQVHFVPHSGPWARGIHATIHGRLAAPADTATLRAALAEAYARSHFVEVVDTPPRIKDVAGSNRARLSVAVAGEAFVVMSAIDNLVKGAAGGAMQWLNRLLEFPEDAGLRLPGPAWT, encoded by the coding sequence GTGAGCAGGCCTTATCCCGTTGCCGTGCTCGGCGGCACCGGCTACGTCGCCGGCGAGTTCCTGCGCCTGCTGGCTGGACATCCGCAGCTGGCGCTGGCGGCGATCTCCTCGGAAAGCCAGGCCGGCAAGCCGGTCGCGGCAACCTTCCCCAATCTCGCCGGGGTCTTCGGCGCAGCCAGGTTCTGTGACGAGGCCGGGCTCGAGGAGGCCGTCCGCGACGGCCGCGTGCGCGCCCTGTTCTGCGCCGCGCCGCACGGGGCTGCGGCCGGGCGCGTGGATGCGCTGCTGAACGTCGCCGCCGCGTCCGGGGTCACGCTGACGGTGGTGGATGCCTCCGCCGACTTCCGCTTCCGCGATCCCGCGGCCTATGCGCGCGTCTACGGCCATCCGCACGCCTGCCCGGAACGGCTGGCGGAATTCGCCTCGGCATTGCCGGAGCATCTCGACGGCACGCCGGCGGCGCACGTCGGGCACCCGGGCTGCTTCGTCACCTCGGTGCTGCTTGGCATCGTCCCGTTGCTGCGCGCCGGCCTGGCCGAGCCCGAGTTCTTCGTCTCCGCCGTGACCGGCAGCACCGGCGCCGGCCGCAAGCTCGGCGAGGGCACGCACCATCCCGTGCGTCACGCCAACATGTTTGCCTACCAGCCGCTGACCCACCGCCACCGGCCCGAGATCGAGCAACTCGCCGCCGAGGCGGCGCGGCCCTGCCAGGTGCACTTCGTGCCCCATTCCGGGCCGTGGGCGCGCGGCATTCACGCCACCATTCACGGCCGCCTCGCCGCACCGGCCGATACCGCGACCTTGCGTGCAGCGCTGGCCGAGGCCTATGCCCGCTCGCATTTCGTCGAGGTCGTCGACACGCCGCCGCGCATCAAGGACGTCGCCGGCTCCAACCGCGCGCGGCTCTCGGTCGCGGTCGCGGGCGAAGCCTTCGTGGTGATGTCGGCCATCGACAACCTGGTCAAGGGCGCGGCCGGCGGCGCCATGCAGTGGCTCAACCGCTTACTGGAATTTCCCGAGGACGCCGGGCTCCGCCTGCCGGGGCCGGCCTGGACATGA
- a CDS encoding hotdog fold thioesterase has protein sequence MSIWHQAPTVESLNAMSKDTLVEHVDIRFTEVGDDYIAGTMPVDNRTTQPFGLLHGGATVVLAETLGSSAANCCLDMSTHYAVGLEINTNHLRSVRSGRVKATARPIHIGRSTQVWEIRTEDESGRLTAISRLTMAVVPRQER, from the coding sequence GTGAGCATCTGGCACCAGGCGCCGACGGTGGAGTCGCTCAACGCGATGTCGAAGGACACGCTGGTGGAGCACGTCGACATCCGCTTCACCGAGGTCGGCGACGACTACATTGCCGGCACCATGCCGGTGGACAACCGCACCACGCAGCCCTTCGGCCTGCTGCACGGCGGCGCGACGGTGGTGCTGGCAGAAACGCTCGGCAGCTCGGCGGCCAATTGCTGTCTCGACATGTCCACGCATTACGCGGTGGGCCTGGAAATCAACACCAATCACCTGCGCTCGGTGCGCAGCGGCAGGGTGAAAGCCACTGCGCGCCCGATCCACATCGGCCGCAGCACCCAGGTGTGGGAGATCCGCACGGAAGACGAGAGCGGCAGGCTCACCGCAATCTCGCGCCTGACCATGGCCGTCGTGCCGCGACAGGAGAGATGA
- a CDS encoding molybdopterin-guanine dinucleotide biosynthesis protein B: MRPLVVDKVASVAQSCRLGREVRISPEIPCEEGVVIAVEVLSNKSTYNTIELTSGRMAQVKRGDIVVGALGHRHALFGYSGHIPKKLAPGDTINLLNLGGVMGICDSVNRDRGQPFECRVLGTVLHFPYLGERIGTPARVGSIKLPEDPSVDMRGIPVVALAGTCMDAGKTAAAAAIISRFSHYGYRVAAFKATGVSLRRDILAMEDAGARATAIFTDFGIVTTGPANGPRLTRTMLNRMAETRPDVIVFELGDGILGAYGVEAILKDPEVRKAVSAVILCANDPVGAFGGVHLLRERFDIEPAMVTGRSTDNEVGVKIIREQMGVAAFNALTQEAELGEHLRGVLFGPEAGS, translated from the coding sequence ATGCGTCCACTGGTAGTCGACAAGGTCGCCTCGGTGGCGCAGAGCTGCCGCCTCGGCCGCGAGGTGCGGATCTCGCCGGAAATTCCCTGCGAGGAAGGCGTGGTCATCGCCGTCGAGGTGCTGTCCAACAAGTCCACATACAACACCATCGAGCTGACCTCAGGCCGCATGGCCCAGGTCAAGCGCGGCGACATCGTGGTCGGCGCCCTGGGCCACCGCCATGCGCTGTTCGGCTACTCCGGCCACATCCCCAAGAAGCTGGCGCCGGGCGACACCATCAACCTGCTCAATCTCGGCGGCGTGATGGGTATCTGCGACTCGGTGAACCGCGACCGCGGCCAGCCTTTCGAGTGCCGCGTGCTCGGCACGGTGCTGCACTTCCCTTACCTGGGCGAGCGTATCGGCACGCCGGCGCGGGTCGGCAGCATCAAGCTGCCGGAGGACCCGAGCGTGGACATGCGCGGCATTCCCGTCGTGGCGCTGGCCGGCACCTGCATGGACGCCGGCAAGACCGCGGCAGCCGCCGCCATCATCAGCCGCTTCTCGCACTACGGCTACCGCGTCGCCGCCTTCAAGGCCACCGGCGTGTCGCTCCGGCGTGACATTCTCGCCATGGAGGACGCCGGCGCGCGCGCCACCGCCATCTTCACCGACTTCGGCATCGTCACCACCGGCCCGGCCAACGGCCCGCGCCTGACCCGCACCATGCTCAACCGCATGGCGGAGACGCGCCCGGACGTGATCGTGTTCGAGCTCGGCGACGGCATCCTCGGCGCCTACGGCGTGGAAGCCATCCTCAAGGACCCGGAAGTGCGCAAGGCGGTGTCGGCCGTGATCCTGTGCGCCAACGACCCGGTCGGTGCCTTCGGCGGCGTACACCTGCTGCGCGAGCGCTTCGACATCGAGCCGGCCATGGTCACTGGCCGTTCCACGGACAACGAGGTGGGCGTGAAGATCATCCGCGAGCAGATGGGCGTGGCCGCCTTCAATGCCCTCACCCAGGAAGCGGAGCTCGGCGAGCACCTGCGCGGCGTGCTGTTCGGGCCGGAGGCCGGTTCGTGA
- the argH gene encoding argininosuccinate lyase encodes MSRMWDKGDPLDTQVLAYTAGEDHELDNRMVPYDVRATIAHARMLNARGLLAEEHVAAIAQGLEEIAAAHARGEWRIGLEEEDVHNALEHRLSLQAPEAAARMHLGRSRNDQVLAALRLYLKDTARALHDGALNVAAELDALAEREAETPLPGYTHLQPAMPSSVRLWAEGFAAELRDDATGLLGAARRADRNPLGSAAGYGAPGLPLDREHTREALGFESVHEPVTAVQLSRGKAEAQLVFEIHLLMQDLGRLASDLILFCSQEFSYVALPNSMTTGSSIMPQKRNPDVFELVRGRAATTLGCLNEALAVPAKLTSGYHRDLQLLKAPLFRAIDLAEATLGIMAHALPEVDFIEENIRMEQQLYATQDAYKLVTDEGLPFREAYRRVGETLRQLRDKATGKDES; translated from the coding sequence ATGAGCCGCATGTGGGACAAGGGCGATCCGCTCGACACGCAGGTGCTGGCCTATACCGCCGGCGAGGACCACGAGCTCGACAACCGCATGGTGCCCTACGACGTGCGCGCCACCATCGCCCATGCGCGCATGCTCAACGCGCGCGGGCTGCTGGCGGAGGAGCACGTCGCCGCCATCGCGCAGGGCCTGGAAGAGATCGCTGCGGCGCACGCCCGCGGCGAGTGGCGCATCGGTCTCGAGGAAGAGGACGTGCACAACGCGCTCGAGCACCGCCTGTCGCTGCAGGCGCCGGAGGCCGCCGCGCGCATGCACCTGGGGCGCTCGCGCAACGACCAGGTGCTGGCCGCGCTGCGGCTGTACCTGAAGGATACCGCCCGCGCACTGCACGACGGCGCACTCAACGTGGCGGCGGAACTCGACGCCCTGGCGGAGCGCGAGGCCGAGACGCCGCTGCCGGGCTACACCCACCTGCAGCCGGCCATGCCGAGCTCGGTGCGGTTGTGGGCCGAGGGCTTCGCCGCCGAGCTGCGCGACGACGCCACGGGCCTGCTCGGCGCCGCGCGGCGCGCCGATCGCAACCCGCTCGGCTCGGCGGCCGGCTACGGCGCACCCGGCCTGCCGCTGGACCGCGAGCACACGCGCGAGGCGCTGGGCTTCGAGTCGGTGCACGAGCCGGTGACGGCAGTGCAGCTGTCGCGCGGCAAGGCGGAGGCGCAGCTGGTGTTCGAGATCCACCTGCTGATGCAGGACCTCGGCCGCCTCGCCTCGGACCTGATCCTGTTCTGCAGCCAGGAGTTCAGCTACGTGGCGCTGCCGAACTCCATGACCACCGGCTCCTCGATCATGCCGCAAAAGCGCAACCCCGACGTCTTCGAGCTGGTGCGCGGGCGCGCGGCGACCACGCTGGGCTGCCTCAACGAGGCCCTCGCGGTGCCCGCCAAGCTGACCTCCGGTTACCACCGCGACCTGCAGCTCCTGAAGGCGCCGTTGTTCCGCGCCATCGACCTTGCTGAGGCGACGCTGGGCATCATGGCGCACGCCCTGCCGGAGGTGGACTTCATCGAGGAGAACATCCGCATGGAGCAGCAGCTCTATGCCACGCAGGACGCGTACAAGCTGGTGACCGACGAAGGGCTGCCGTTCCGGGAAGCCTATCGCCGCGTCGGGGAAACGCTGCGCCAGCTGCGCGACAAGGCCACGGGAAAAGACGAGTCGTGA
- a CDS encoding N-acetylornithine carbamoyltransferase, which yields MKRFIDLAEHSPGEVAELLELATRLDRHPEPTALRGKVMGMLFFNPSLRTVASFQAAMTRLGGGSFVITPGQGTWKLETRDGIVMDGDAAEHIREAVPVLASYADVLGIRAFAGGIDLQADIEERKFMEMAGYCPTPLVNMESAVNHPCQALADWKTMDDIGVPREGGRFVLSWANHPNPLPLAVPSAAVHMAAMRGMDVTVLRPEGYELPEAIMARAHAAAAASGGSVRETDDRAEAMQGAHVVYAKSWQSTRYYGRPADDRAQRAGLEHWMVDESWFAPAKPEAVFMHCLPVRRNVVVADEVLDGPRSRVLPQARNRMTVQMAILHRLLAGRTE from the coding sequence ATGAAACGCTTTATCGACCTGGCCGAACACAGTCCCGGTGAAGTTGCCGAGCTGCTCGAGCTCGCCACCCGGCTCGACCGGCATCCCGAGCCTACCGCCCTGCGCGGCAAGGTGATGGGGATGCTGTTCTTCAACCCCTCGCTGCGCACCGTGGCCTCTTTCCAGGCCGCCATGACGCGCCTCGGCGGCGGCTCCTTCGTCATCACCCCCGGGCAAGGCACCTGGAAGCTCGAAACCCGCGACGGCATCGTCATGGACGGGGACGCAGCCGAGCACATCCGCGAGGCCGTGCCGGTGCTGGCGAGCTACGCCGACGTGCTCGGCATCCGCGCCTTCGCCGGCGGCATCGACCTGCAGGCCGACATCGAGGAACGCAAGTTCATGGAGATGGCGGGCTACTGCCCGACGCCGCTGGTGAACATGGAGTCCGCGGTGAACCATCCCTGCCAGGCACTGGCGGACTGGAAGACCATGGACGACATCGGCGTGCCGCGGGAAGGCGGGCGCTTCGTGCTTTCCTGGGCCAACCATCCCAACCCGCTGCCGCTGGCGGTGCCCTCGGCCGCAGTCCACATGGCGGCGATGCGCGGCATGGATGTCACGGTGTTGCGGCCCGAGGGGTATGAGCTGCCAGAGGCCATCATGGCGCGCGCGCACGCCGCCGCCGCGGCATCGGGTGGCTCGGTGCGCGAGACCGACGACCGCGCCGAGGCCATGCAGGGCGCGCACGTGGTGTATGCCAAGAGCTGGCAGTCGACGCGTTATTATGGACGTCCGGCCGACGACCGCGCGCAGCGCGCCGGGCTGGAGCACTGGATGGTGGACGAGTCGTGGTTCGCGCCCGCAAAGCCCGAAGCCGTCTTCATGCACTGCCTGCCGGTGCGGCGCAACGTGGTGGTGGCGGACGAGGTCCTGGACGGGCCGCGCAGCCGGGTGCTGCCGCAGGCGCGCAACAGGATGACGGTACAAATGGCGATCCTGCACCGGCTGCTGGCCGGCCGGACGGAGTGA
- a CDS encoding alpha/beta hydrolase, which translates to MSLKLQTVERETGPEPTTSVIWLHGLGADGYDFDPIVPALRIAGGPETRYVFPHAPIRPVTINGGMEMRAWYDIIAIQRGAQEDTGGIRESAEAVSALIAREAERGIPPERVVLAGFSQGGAIALHAGLRYPQQLAGIIGLSTYLPLKAAGGEFHAANRQTPLFMAHGTMDPVVPAFLGEESAELLTQAGYPVEYRSYVMPHSVCPEEVEDIRNWLRQRFAAA; encoded by the coding sequence ATGAGCCTGAAGCTGCAAACTGTCGAGCGCGAGACCGGGCCGGAACCGACCACCAGCGTGATCTGGCTGCACGGCCTGGGCGCCGACGGTTACGACTTCGACCCCATCGTGCCCGCGCTGCGCATCGCCGGCGGCCCCGAGACGCGCTACGTGTTTCCGCATGCGCCGATTCGCCCGGTGACCATCAACGGCGGCATGGAAATGCGCGCCTGGTACGACATCATCGCCATCCAGCGCGGCGCGCAGGAGGACACCGGGGGCATCCGCGAGAGCGCCGAGGCGGTGAGCGCGCTGATCGCGCGCGAGGCCGAGCGCGGCATCCCGCCCGAGCGCGTGGTGCTGGCCGGCTTCTCCCAGGGCGGCGCCATCGCATTGCATGCCGGCCTGCGTTACCCGCAGCAGCTCGCCGGCATCATCGGCCTGTCCACCTACCTGCCGCTCAAGGCGGCCGGTGGCGAGTTCCACGCAGCCAACCGCCAGACCCCGCTGTTCATGGCGCACGGCACGATGGACCCGGTCGTCCCGGCCTTCCTTGGCGAGGAGAGCGCCGAGCTGCTCACGCAGGCCGGCTACCCGGTGGAGTACAGGAGCTACGTGATGCCGCACTCGGTGTGCCCGGAGGAGGTCGAGGACATCCGCAACTGGCTGCGCCAGCGCTTCGCCGCGGCCTGA
- the argG gene encoding argininosuccinate synthase, whose protein sequence is MTASSPMGGSPILLAFSGGLDTSFCVAWLKETLHRPVITVTVDTGGDVDTAALEQRALALGAERHITVDAKHAFFDTVLKFLVFGNVRKGQLYPLCVGAERGLQARMVAEQAVALGSDTVAHGSTAAGNDQVRFEVALRTLRPGLEVLAPVRDHDWQRAAQVAWLEERGLPVPPGGGAYSINRGLWGTTIGGKETLDSLASIPESAWVVTAGAFVQPQEPARHTLGFTQGVPTSLDGETMDAVALIEKLEALAGPYGIGRGIHLGETILGSKGRVAFEAPAAETILVAHRELEKLTLTGTQLKVKEPLGLIYGDLVHEGQHLEPAARDIEALLSSSQARVTGEVKLLFRPGCLFVEGVSSPHSLLAATKGKYGESAGEWSAADALGLARMKALAGMLHTRAGG, encoded by the coding sequence ATGACTGCCTCTTCCCCCATGGGCGGAAGCCCGATCCTGCTCGCTTTCTCCGGCGGCCTCGACACGTCCTTCTGCGTCGCCTGGCTGAAGGAGACGCTGCACCGCCCGGTCATCACGGTCACCGTCGACACCGGCGGAGACGTCGATACCGCGGCGCTGGAACAGCGCGCGCTGGCGCTGGGCGCGGAGCGCCACATCACGGTCGACGCGAAGCACGCCTTCTTCGACACCGTGCTGAAGTTCCTGGTGTTCGGCAACGTGCGCAAGGGCCAGCTCTACCCGCTGTGCGTGGGCGCCGAGCGCGGCCTGCAGGCGCGCATGGTGGCGGAGCAGGCGGTGGCGCTGGGCAGCGACACCGTGGCCCACGGCAGCACCGCGGCCGGCAACGACCAGGTCCGCTTCGAAGTGGCGCTGCGCACGCTGCGCCCGGGCCTCGAGGTGCTGGCGCCGGTGCGCGATCATGACTGGCAGCGGGCGGCACAGGTGGCCTGGCTCGAGGAGCGCGGCCTGCCCGTGCCCCCGGGCGGCGGCGCCTACTCCATCAACCGCGGCCTGTGGGGCACCACCATCGGCGGCAAGGAGACCTTGGACTCGCTGGCGTCCATCCCGGAGAGCGCCTGGGTGGTGACCGCGGGCGCCTTCGTGCAGCCGCAGGAACCTGCGCGGCACACGCTTGGCTTCACGCAGGGCGTGCCGACGTCGCTGGACGGCGAGACCATGGACGCGGTGGCGTTGATCGAGAAGCTCGAGGCGCTGGCTGGTCCCTACGGCATCGGCCGCGGCATTCACCTCGGCGAAACCATCCTCGGCTCCAAGGGCCGCGTGGCCTTCGAAGCGCCCGCCGCGGAGACCATCCTGGTTGCGCACCGCGAGCTGGAGAAGCTCACCCTCACCGGCACGCAGCTCAAGGTGAAGGAGCCACTCGGCCTCATCTACGGCGACCTGGTGCACGAGGGCCAGCACCTCGAGCCCGCGGCGCGGGACATCGAGGCCCTGCTGTCCTCTTCGCAGGCGCGCGTCACTGGCGAGGTGAAGCTGCTGTTCCGCCCGGGCTGCCTGTTCGTCGAGGGCGTGAGCTCGCCGCATTCCCTGCTCGCCGCCACCAAGGGCAAGTACGGTGAATCGGCCGGCGAGTGGAGCGCCGCCGACGCGCTGGGACTGGCGCGCATGAAGGCGCTGGCGGGCATGCTGCACACGCGGGCGGGGGGCTGA
- the lysA gene encoding diaminopimelate decarboxylase, whose amino-acid sequence MNPAFAYRKERLHAEDVPLDDIAARYGTPCYVYSRSALEARYDAFSAAFAGQPVRVCYAVKANGNLAVLDVLARRGAGFDIVSGGELARVLAAGGDPRKVVFSGACKLDEEIRYALAQDIACFNVESEPELARLSELAVETGCEARIAIRVNPDVEAGGHRHISTGRREHKFGIALEDAGTLVVRAMTLPGLRLDGVACHIGSQMMGLEPLAAALDQLADFVRTLQSDNVPLRHVDAGGGLGIDHHGQVAPTPAEYARVVLDALGGLGIEIVLEPGRAIAGPAGLLLTRVAYVKQGHGRKFALVDAAMNDLLRPALYEAWHDILPVRAGAAPDAEPIDVVGPVCETGDFLGRDRSLAVRPGDLLAVADGGAYGFVMSSNYNARPRASEVMVAGTQTRLVRRRETVASLWHGETTFGEAEE is encoded by the coding sequence GTGAACCCGGCCTTCGCCTACCGCAAAGAACGGCTGCATGCCGAGGACGTGCCGCTGGACGACATCGCGGCGCGCTACGGGACGCCTTGCTATGTCTATTCCCGCAGCGCCCTGGAAGCGCGCTACGACGCCTTCAGCGCGGCCTTCGCCGGGCAGCCGGTCCGCGTGTGCTACGCGGTCAAGGCGAACGGCAACCTCGCCGTGCTCGACGTGCTGGCGCGCCGCGGCGCGGGCTTCGACATTGTCTCGGGCGGGGAGCTGGCGCGCGTGCTCGCCGCCGGCGGTGACCCGCGCAAGGTGGTGTTCTCCGGCGCCTGCAAGCTGGACGAGGAGATCCGCTACGCCCTGGCGCAGGACATCGCCTGCTTCAACGTGGAATCCGAGCCCGAGCTGGCCCGCCTCTCGGAGCTGGCCGTAGAGACCGGGTGCGAGGCGCGCATCGCCATCCGCGTGAATCCGGACGTGGAAGCGGGCGGCCATCGTCACATCTCCACCGGCCGGCGCGAGCACAAGTTCGGCATTGCGCTGGAAGACGCCGGCACGCTGGTGGTACGGGCCATGACCCTGCCCGGGCTCAGGCTCGACGGCGTCGCCTGCCACATCGGCTCGCAGATGATGGGCCTGGAGCCGCTGGCCGCGGCGCTGGACCAGCTCGCGGATTTCGTGCGCACGCTGCAGTCCGACAACGTGCCGTTGCGCCATGTCGATGCCGGCGGCGGGCTGGGCATCGATCACCACGGCCAGGTCGCGCCGACGCCGGCGGAATACGCCCGGGTGGTGCTCGACGCGCTCGGCGGGCTCGGTATCGAGATCGTGCTCGAACCCGGTCGCGCCATCGCCGGACCGGCCGGGCTGCTGCTGACGCGCGTGGCCTACGTGAAGCAGGGGCACGGCCGCAAGTTCGCGCTGGTCGACGCGGCCATGAACGACCTGCTGCGCCCCGCCCTGTACGAGGCCTGGCACGACATCCTCCCGGTGCGCGCCGGCGCCGCGCCCGACGCCGAACCGATCGACGTGGTCGGGCCGGTGTGCGAGACCGGCGACTTCCTCGGCCGCGACCGCAGCCTCGCGGTGCGGCCGGGCGACCTGCTGGCGGTGGCTGACGGCGGCGCCTACGGTTTCGTCATGAGCTCCAACTACAACGCCCGGCCGCGGGCCAGCGAGGTGATGGTGGCGGGCACGCAGACGCGCCTGGTGCGGCGTCGCGAGACGGTGGCGTCACTGTGGCACGGCGAGACCACCTTCGGCGAGGCAGAGGAATGA